One window from the genome of Anolis sagrei isolate rAnoSag1 chromosome 4, rAnoSag1.mat, whole genome shotgun sequence encodes:
- the CPT2 gene encoding carnitine O-palmitoyltransferase 2, mitochondrial isoform X1, whose protein sequence is MALLGLSSSPFRGAPLARLPPLLSGPRRRRYGQEASLRQHLHRSLVPTLHYQKSLPRLPIPKLEDTIRRYLNAQRPLLDDDQFRKTEELAAKFEKGIGRELHEQLISQDKQSKHTSYISGPWFDMYLRARESVVLNYNPFMVFNADSKVDYNNQLTRATNMTVSALRFLKTLRANILEPEVFHLNPAKSDTQAFKKFVRFVPPSLSWFCAYMVNAYPLDMSQYFRLFNSARLPKPNKDELFTDENERHLLVIRNGNFYVFDVIDKDGNILKPSEIQAHLQFILSDNSPAPAFPLACLTTENRDIWAKLRQELLENGNAETLRKVDSAIFCLCLDDFPINSVNHLSHTMLHGDGINRWYDKSFNLILAKDGTAAIHFEHSWGDGVAVLRFQNEVFKDSTQTPAITPQSQPAAVDSASSVQKLNFKLNDALKEGITQAKQKFDAIVKTLTLEARQFERGGKEMLKKHKVSPDAIVQLAFQMAFLQQYGRTVATYESCSTAAFKHGRTETIRPASVHTKACSEAIVRKSSKHSVAELQQMIAECSKYHNQLTREAAMGQGFDRHLYGLRCLAESQGTPLPDFYQDQAYAHINHNILSTSTLNSPAVSMGGFGPVVPDGFGVGYGVHDDWIGCNVSGYPARNVQEFVQCVHKSLDDIFNVLEGKQVSN, encoded by the exons ATGGCGCTGCTGGGCCTGTCCTCCTCGCCCTTCCGCGGAGCCCCCCTCGCCCGCCTCCCGCCTCTCCTTTCGGGGCCCCGGCGGAGGCGCTACGGCCAGGAGGCCTCTCTTCGCCAGCACTTGCACCGCAGCCTCGTCCCCACCTTGCATTACCAGAAGAGCCTGCCCCG TTTGCCTATTCCAAAACTTGAAGATACAATTAGAAGATACTTGAATGCACAAAGGCCTCTTCTAGATGATGATCAATTCAG GAAAACTGAAGAACTTGCTGCcaaatttgagaaaggaattggccGAGAATTACATGAGCAGTTGATTTCACAGGACAAGCAAAGCAAACATACTAGTTATATTTCAG GTCCCTGGTTTGACATGTACCTACGAGCACGTGAATCAGTTGTTTTGAACTACAATCCTTTCATGGTTTTCAATGCTGACTCCAAAGTGGATTATAACAACCAGCTCACAAGGGCAACTAACATGACTGTTTCTGCTTTGCGATTCTTGAAGACTCTCAGGGCTAACATTTTAGAACCAGAGGTTTTTCACCTGAACCCAGCCAAAAGTGACACTcaagcttttaaaaagtttgttcgTTTTGTGCCTCCTTCTCTGTCATGGTTTTGTGCCTATATGGTGAATGCCTACCCACTAGACATGTCACAATACTTCAGACTTTTCAATTCTGCTCGGCTGCCCAAGCCTAACAAGGATGAACTGTTTACAGATGAAAATGAGAGGCATTTATTGGTGATTAGAAATGGAAACTTCTATGTATTTGATGTGATAGATAAAGATGGGAATATACTGAAGCCTTCAGAAATTCAAGCACATCTACAATTCATCCTTTCTGACAATAGCCCAGCTCCAGCATTCCCACTTGCATGTCTGACTACTGAAAACCGGGACATATGGGCAAAGCTGAGACAGGAGCTACTGGAAAATGGGAATGCAGAAACCTTAAGAAAAGTAGATTCAGCAATATTTTGTCTGTGCCTTGATGATTTTCCAATTAACAGCGTGAACCACTTGTCCCATACCATGTTGCATGGTGATGGCATCAATAGGTGGTATGACAAGTCATTCAACCTCATTTTAGCCAAAGATGGAACTGCAGCAATTCACTTTGAAcactcttggggagatggtgttgcTGTTCTTAGATTCCAAAATGAAGTGTTTAAAGACAGCACTCAGACACCTGCAATTACCCCTCAGTCTCAGCCTGCTGCTGTTGATTCTGCCTCATCTGTACAAAAACTGAACTTTAAATTGAATGATGCCTTAAAAGAAGGAATTACCCAAGCCAAACAAAAATTTGATGCTATTGTGAAAACATTGACTCTGGAGGCTCGACAGTTTGAAAGAGGAGGCAAAGAAATGTTAAAAAAACATAAAGTCAGTCCTGATGCTATTGTTCAGCTCGCCTTCCAGATGGCTTTCCTGCAGCAATATGGGCGAACTGTTGCCACCTATGAATCGTGCAGCACTGCAGCTTTCAAACACGGTCGCACTGAAACCATTCGGCCTGCCTCTGTCCACACAAAGGCATGTTCAGAGGCCATTGTCAGAAAGTCATCCAAGCACAGTGTAGCAGAGCTGCAACAGATGATTGCAGAGTGCTCCAAGTATCACAACCAGCTCACAAGAGAAGCTGCTATGG GCCAAGGCTTTGATCGGCACTTGTATGGCTTGCGGTGTCTGGCGGAATCTCAAGGAACCCCTTTGCCAGACTTTTATCAGGACCAAGCCTATGCACACATTAACCACAACATTCTCTCCACAAGTACTCTGAACAGCCCTGCTGTCTCCATGGGTGGATTTGGGCCAGTGGTGCCTGATGGTTTTGGTGTAGGATACGGAGTACATGATGACTGGATTGGGTGTAATGTTTCTGGCTATCCAGCGAGAAATGTGCAAGAGTTTGTCCAGTGTGTTCACAAGTCACTGGATGATATTTTTAATGTTCTGGAAGGTAAACAGGTTAGTAACTGA
- the CPT2 gene encoding carnitine O-palmitoyltransferase 2, mitochondrial isoform X3, producing MYLRARESVVLNYNPFMVFNADSKVDYNNQLTRATNMTVSALRFLKTLRANILEPEVFHLNPAKSDTQAFKKFVRFVPPSLSWFCAYMVNAYPLDMSQYFRLFNSARLPKPNKDELFTDENERHLLVIRNGNFYVFDVIDKDGNILKPSEIQAHLQFILSDNSPAPAFPLACLTTENRDIWAKLRQELLENGNAETLRKVDSAIFCLCLDDFPINSVNHLSHTMLHGDGINRWYDKSFNLILAKDGTAAIHFEHSWGDGVAVLRFQNEVFKDSTQTPAITPQSQPAAVDSASSVQKLNFKLNDALKEGITQAKQKFDAIVKTLTLEARQFERGGKEMLKKHKVSPDAIVQLAFQMAFLQQYGRTVATYESCSTAAFKHGRTETIRPASVHTKACSEAIVRKSSKHSVAELQQMIAECSKYHNQLTREAAMGQGFDRHLYGLRCLAESQGTPLPDFYQDQAYAHINHNILSTSTLNSPAVSMGGFGPVVPDGFGVGYGVHDDWIGCNVSGYPARNVQEFVQCVHKSLDDIFNVLEGKQVSN from the exons ATGTACCTACGAGCACGTGAATCAGTTGTTTTGAACTACAATCCTTTCATGGTTTTCAATGCTGACTCCAAAGTGGATTATAACAACCAGCTCACAAGGGCAACTAACATGACTGTTTCTGCTTTGCGATTCTTGAAGACTCTCAGGGCTAACATTTTAGAACCAGAGGTTTTTCACCTGAACCCAGCCAAAAGTGACACTcaagcttttaaaaagtttgttcgTTTTGTGCCTCCTTCTCTGTCATGGTTTTGTGCCTATATGGTGAATGCCTACCCACTAGACATGTCACAATACTTCAGACTTTTCAATTCTGCTCGGCTGCCCAAGCCTAACAAGGATGAACTGTTTACAGATGAAAATGAGAGGCATTTATTGGTGATTAGAAATGGAAACTTCTATGTATTTGATGTGATAGATAAAGATGGGAATATACTGAAGCCTTCAGAAATTCAAGCACATCTACAATTCATCCTTTCTGACAATAGCCCAGCTCCAGCATTCCCACTTGCATGTCTGACTACTGAAAACCGGGACATATGGGCAAAGCTGAGACAGGAGCTACTGGAAAATGGGAATGCAGAAACCTTAAGAAAAGTAGATTCAGCAATATTTTGTCTGTGCCTTGATGATTTTCCAATTAACAGCGTGAACCACTTGTCCCATACCATGTTGCATGGTGATGGCATCAATAGGTGGTATGACAAGTCATTCAACCTCATTTTAGCCAAAGATGGAACTGCAGCAATTCACTTTGAAcactcttggggagatggtgttgcTGTTCTTAGATTCCAAAATGAAGTGTTTAAAGACAGCACTCAGACACCTGCAATTACCCCTCAGTCTCAGCCTGCTGCTGTTGATTCTGCCTCATCTGTACAAAAACTGAACTTTAAATTGAATGATGCCTTAAAAGAAGGAATTACCCAAGCCAAACAAAAATTTGATGCTATTGTGAAAACATTGACTCTGGAGGCTCGACAGTTTGAAAGAGGAGGCAAAGAAATGTTAAAAAAACATAAAGTCAGTCCTGATGCTATTGTTCAGCTCGCCTTCCAGATGGCTTTCCTGCAGCAATATGGGCGAACTGTTGCCACCTATGAATCGTGCAGCACTGCAGCTTTCAAACACGGTCGCACTGAAACCATTCGGCCTGCCTCTGTCCACACAAAGGCATGTTCAGAGGCCATTGTCAGAAAGTCATCCAAGCACAGTGTAGCAGAGCTGCAACAGATGATTGCAGAGTGCTCCAAGTATCACAACCAGCTCACAAGAGAAGCTGCTATGG GCCAAGGCTTTGATCGGCACTTGTATGGCTTGCGGTGTCTGGCGGAATCTCAAGGAACCCCTTTGCCAGACTTTTATCAGGACCAAGCCTATGCACACATTAACCACAACATTCTCTCCACAAGTACTCTGAACAGCCCTGCTGTCTCCATGGGTGGATTTGGGCCAGTGGTGCCTGATGGTTTTGGTGTAGGATACGGAGTACATGATGACTGGATTGGGTGTAATGTTTCTGGCTATCCAGCGAGAAATGTGCAAGAGTTTGTCCAGTGTGTTCACAAGTCACTGGATGATATTTTTAATGTTCTGGAAGGTAAACAGGTTAGTAACTGA
- the CPT2 gene encoding carnitine O-palmitoyltransferase 2, mitochondrial isoform X2, which produces MTRKDQKRQTVRQEGPWFDMYLRARESVVLNYNPFMVFNADSKVDYNNQLTRATNMTVSALRFLKTLRANILEPEVFHLNPAKSDTQAFKKFVRFVPPSLSWFCAYMVNAYPLDMSQYFRLFNSARLPKPNKDELFTDENERHLLVIRNGNFYVFDVIDKDGNILKPSEIQAHLQFILSDNSPAPAFPLACLTTENRDIWAKLRQELLENGNAETLRKVDSAIFCLCLDDFPINSVNHLSHTMLHGDGINRWYDKSFNLILAKDGTAAIHFEHSWGDGVAVLRFQNEVFKDSTQTPAITPQSQPAAVDSASSVQKLNFKLNDALKEGITQAKQKFDAIVKTLTLEARQFERGGKEMLKKHKVSPDAIVQLAFQMAFLQQYGRTVATYESCSTAAFKHGRTETIRPASVHTKACSEAIVRKSSKHSVAELQQMIAECSKYHNQLTREAAMGQGFDRHLYGLRCLAESQGTPLPDFYQDQAYAHINHNILSTSTLNSPAVSMGGFGPVVPDGFGVGYGVHDDWIGCNVSGYPARNVQEFVQCVHKSLDDIFNVLEGKQVSN; this is translated from the exons ATGACAAGGAAAGACCAGAAGAGACAGACAGTCAGGCAGGAAG GTCCCTGGTTTGACATGTACCTACGAGCACGTGAATCAGTTGTTTTGAACTACAATCCTTTCATGGTTTTCAATGCTGACTCCAAAGTGGATTATAACAACCAGCTCACAAGGGCAACTAACATGACTGTTTCTGCTTTGCGATTCTTGAAGACTCTCAGGGCTAACATTTTAGAACCAGAGGTTTTTCACCTGAACCCAGCCAAAAGTGACACTcaagcttttaaaaagtttgttcgTTTTGTGCCTCCTTCTCTGTCATGGTTTTGTGCCTATATGGTGAATGCCTACCCACTAGACATGTCACAATACTTCAGACTTTTCAATTCTGCTCGGCTGCCCAAGCCTAACAAGGATGAACTGTTTACAGATGAAAATGAGAGGCATTTATTGGTGATTAGAAATGGAAACTTCTATGTATTTGATGTGATAGATAAAGATGGGAATATACTGAAGCCTTCAGAAATTCAAGCACATCTACAATTCATCCTTTCTGACAATAGCCCAGCTCCAGCATTCCCACTTGCATGTCTGACTACTGAAAACCGGGACATATGGGCAAAGCTGAGACAGGAGCTACTGGAAAATGGGAATGCAGAAACCTTAAGAAAAGTAGATTCAGCAATATTTTGTCTGTGCCTTGATGATTTTCCAATTAACAGCGTGAACCACTTGTCCCATACCATGTTGCATGGTGATGGCATCAATAGGTGGTATGACAAGTCATTCAACCTCATTTTAGCCAAAGATGGAACTGCAGCAATTCACTTTGAAcactcttggggagatggtgttgcTGTTCTTAGATTCCAAAATGAAGTGTTTAAAGACAGCACTCAGACACCTGCAATTACCCCTCAGTCTCAGCCTGCTGCTGTTGATTCTGCCTCATCTGTACAAAAACTGAACTTTAAATTGAATGATGCCTTAAAAGAAGGAATTACCCAAGCCAAACAAAAATTTGATGCTATTGTGAAAACATTGACTCTGGAGGCTCGACAGTTTGAAAGAGGAGGCAAAGAAATGTTAAAAAAACATAAAGTCAGTCCTGATGCTATTGTTCAGCTCGCCTTCCAGATGGCTTTCCTGCAGCAATATGGGCGAACTGTTGCCACCTATGAATCGTGCAGCACTGCAGCTTTCAAACACGGTCGCACTGAAACCATTCGGCCTGCCTCTGTCCACACAAAGGCATGTTCAGAGGCCATTGTCAGAAAGTCATCCAAGCACAGTGTAGCAGAGCTGCAACAGATGATTGCAGAGTGCTCCAAGTATCACAACCAGCTCACAAGAGAAGCTGCTATGG GCCAAGGCTTTGATCGGCACTTGTATGGCTTGCGGTGTCTGGCGGAATCTCAAGGAACCCCTTTGCCAGACTTTTATCAGGACCAAGCCTATGCACACATTAACCACAACATTCTCTCCACAAGTACTCTGAACAGCCCTGCTGTCTCCATGGGTGGATTTGGGCCAGTGGTGCCTGATGGTTTTGGTGTAGGATACGGAGTACATGATGACTGGATTGGGTGTAATGTTTCTGGCTATCCAGCGAGAAATGTGCAAGAGTTTGTCCAGTGTGTTCACAAGTCACTGGATGATATTTTTAATGTTCTGGAAGGTAAACAGGTTAGTAACTGA